GGATTATCCTATCGCAGGTTCACTAATGAGTGAATTTGCGCCGAAAAAAAATCGTGGTGCATTGTTAGGTGGTATCAATGCATTCTGGTTTATCGGTTACGCCGTATCATTTATTGTTGGCTATTTACTTATTCCAATTGGCAACGCAACAAGTTGGAGATGGATGCTAGCTAGTGGTGCAGTACCTGTGGTCGTATTATTATTCGCACGTTTGAATATGCCAGAATCACCACATTGGTTGTTAAAGCATGGCAAAAAACAAAAAGCCGAAGACATCGTACAAAGTGTGTTTGGCGACCATGTCCAAGTTAGCCAAAATGAACATTCAGAACAAAAACCTAATTTATTAGATATTTTTAGAAATGGTTACGGTAAAAGAACACTATTTATTTCAATATTTTGGTCAGTACAAGTCATGACAACTTTTGCAATAGGTACATATATACCTGAAATACTGTCTGAATTTAGTTTGAAAGGCGGTTCACAAGAATATTTAGGTTCTGCAATTATTAACTTATTTTATTTAATCGGAGCCTTCCCAGCATTATATTTTGTAGAAAAAATTGGCAGAAGACCGACACTATTGTGGCCATTTTTAATCACGACTATTGCCCTATTCGTATTAGGAGTAGTATCAGGCAATAATCCGCCATTTTGGATAATACTATTACTCTTTGTTATTTACGGTATCTTTAACACTGGCATGAGTAGTCACCAATGGATTTATCCCTATGAACTATATCCGACACATTTTAGAGGTACAGGTGGTGGATTTACAACTACCGTAAGCCGTATCGCATCAGCGATCAGTACATTCTTCTTTCCAGTTATACTGTCTAACTATGGATTAAGTACAACGATGTATATTTCATCAGGATTACTATTTATCGGCTTTGTCATATCAATATTTATGGCACCAGAAACCAAAAATAAAGGTCTCGATGATGCCAGTTCAGCAACAGTAATTAAACCCGAAATAAATTAAATTATGAGCTCAATTCGTATTTTCAATAAGCAAGAATTATAAAAAGCAGTCTTAAGACTGCTTTTTTGCTATTTATGCTTATCTGCTAATTGTATAATGTCTTCCTTTTGATTGTTTAAATCGACGTTACTTAGTAACTTATCGATAATTTTTCTTTTTGTTTCCTGAATATGCATGTTTTTACTAATACTGCTTGGCATATTCATTGGCTTGTATGCTTCCCATTCTTCTAATTCTGAAAATAATTCGCGACATGTTGTCATAATATGAC
The Staphylococcus kloosii genome window above contains:
- a CDS encoding MFS transporter; the encoded protein is MEKTKAMEDVPFCRFHMKIFAYCSGSSFVDGYALGIIAIALSIMQKDINMSVTTVGLLGMGTLLGMVFGGLVGGYFTDLIGRKKMFIIDMLLLGVFTISQFFVTDPIQLIILRILIGVTLGMDYPIAGSLMSEFAPKKNRGALLGGINAFWFIGYAVSFIVGYLLIPIGNATSWRWMLASGAVPVVVLLFARLNMPESPHWLLKHGKKQKAEDIVQSVFGDHVQVSQNEHSEQKPNLLDIFRNGYGKRTLFISIFWSVQVMTTFAIGTYIPEILSEFSLKGGSQEYLGSAIINLFYLIGAFPALYFVEKIGRRPTLLWPFLITTIALFVLGVVSGNNPPFWIILLLFVIYGIFNTGMSSHQWIYPYELYPTHFRGTGGGFTTTVSRIASAISTFFFPVILSNYGLSTTMYISSGLLFIGFVISIFMAPETKNKGLDDASSATVIKPEIN